TCTTGCTCTCATGATGATCGTTTGCCCTGCTGAAGACTGCTCTTCTTTGATGAGCTCTACAACTACCCAGTCAAATCCGTCGCCCGTAGTTGTTCCGGGACCTGGTATGTTGATTTTAAAATGGTCACCCTCCATTGCCGCACGTTTCACCGTTTTTCCGGAAGCATCAGTGAGTGTAAATGTTGCCGAAGGGAATCCGCAAAGCTCATCCCAATTGAAAACTTCCAGCAAACGTTTTTTAGCCAGGGCATAACACGCATTCGCTTCGGTTTCGTCTTTTAACAATGTTTTCTCAAAAACATCCATCTCTGATCCTTCTTCCTGTTTTGGAATTTCCTTTTTCATTTCTTTCCTTTTCATGACCTAACACCTGAAAGGTATTTTTGTTTCTTTTGACCCGCTATGCCGTCCGTTTTTACCGTCATTTTTATTAAATTAGTAAAATGAAAGTAGATTACATTGCCTTATCTGTTCCTGTATTTTTCATTTTGATTGGGATAGAACTGGCCTGGTCTTTCTATAAAAAGCTCAACTATTATCGTTTTAACGATTCCATTTCCAATCTGAGCCTGGGTATCGGGCAGCAGCTTACCGGAATTTTCATGAAAACAGCCTTGTTCTTCGGGTACAAGTACATCTTTGAACATTGGAGATTATTTGAGCTTCCTCAATCTATCTGGATCTGGATCATCCTGTTTATCGGTGTGGATTTCTTTTATTACTGGTTCCACCGGATGAGCCATCAGGTAAATGCGCTATGGGCTGCTCATATTGTACATCATCAATCGGAAGAATATAATCTGACCGTTGCCTTGAGGCAATCCTGGTTTCAGGGCTGGTTTTCCTGGGTATTTTATTTACCGCTGGCATTTGTGGGATTCGATCCGCTGATGTTCCTCACCTTAAGTTCGTTCAACACCCTGTATCAGTTCTGGATTCATACCCGGGCCATAAAAAGCATGGGCCCTTTGGAATGGATTTTAAATACTCCTTCCCATCATCGGGTCCACCATGGTTCCAATCCAAAATATATTGACAAAAACCATGCAGGAACCCTCATCATATGGGACCGTATTTTTGGTACTTTTCAGAAAGAAGAAGAGGAGGTTTATTATGGCATAACCTCTCCCTTGGCCAGCTGGAACCCGGTATGGGCCAATGTACATTATTGGGATGAGTTATGGAGAACGGCAAGACAAAGTCCACGCTGGCGTGATAAAATCAACGTGTTTATCAAACCTCCGGGATGGTTTCCTGCACATCTAGGCGGATTTAAAACCGCTCCGGAGATCGACCCGCTACAATATAAAAAATACGATCCACAGTACCATCAGCAGTTGACGGGATATGTGATCGTTCAGTTTCTGGTAGGCCTTATTGCCGGTTCCGCTATTCTTTTTTTAAATAACAGCATTCCCGTACCTGCCCTGATCAGCGGCACGGTATTCGTGATCTTAACCCTCCTTACCTGTGGAGCTTTGCTGGAAGAAAAGAAATGGCAGGTTAAATTCGAATATGCACGTTTGATATTGGGGATTTTAATAGTTTTGCTCCAGGATTTCCCGGTCGGCTATCAGGTTATATTTTCTGGCCTTAATATCTGCTCGGTAATCTGGTTTTATAACCTTCAAAAAAAGAATGTACATGCTGAAGAAATACCTGAAGTTTAATATTTTATTTGCCCTGATCTTTATCCTGCAGGTGTATGCGGAATTTAACGAAGTAAGTACCCTCAGGTATCTGATCAAACCTTGCATTGTACTTTCTCTGTTGGTGATGCTCTATATGGAAACCCGCTTAAAAGGAAGGTTTCATAAACGCTTGTTTACCGGATTGGTTTTCGCTCTCGCCGGCGATGTGCTGCTGATGCTGGCCTGGCAACATACGGCTTACTTCATGTATGGCCTGCTGGCCTTCCTTATTGGTCATATATTTTACATCAGCGCTTTCTATCTTGACTTCAGATCTGCTCAGGAACTGGACAAGAAAGGAGCAAGGATTGCCATTATATTGTGTGCTGCTTTCAGCATTACCTTTTATTTCTTTCTTCGTCCGCATCTGGGAGAAATGAAGCTTCCGGTGATGGTGTATACCTTTGTGATCAGCATGATGATGATGATGGCTGCGTTTAGAAATCAACGGGTAAACAAGCTTAGCTTTAACCTGATCCTTGCTGGAGCATTGTGTTTTCTACTATCAGATTCTATTCTCGCCTACAATAAATTTGTGAGGGGATTTGACTTTGCCGGGGTCTTTATAATGGCGAGTTATATGGCTGCACAATACCTGATCACGATGGGTGCGGTAGAAAGAAAACTATTGAAAAATGACTAGCGTTTTTCTTTTTCCAGAATCGTAAAAGACTGCACAAGTCTTTCCCCGTTTTCATCTACCAGGGTTAAAGTATGTTTTCCTGCAGCAGGAGCAATGGCCAGCTGATGATAAGCAGTTGTCGTAGCCACATATTCATTGTCAATATGCCAGTATATCTTCGCATTGTTATTGCGATGAGTTGCATTTAAAACCACTTTTCCGCGGCTTCCATCGAACTCTACCGGAATATAAATGCTGGCATTGTTCTTTGGATAAATCATTTCCATTACAAAGTTAGTACCTGCGTCTGAGCAACCTGGCTTAAAAGGAGGCAATACCTTATAATCCGTGTTTTTAACCTTATAATAATACTCCATTGCCGGAGGCAGAATAAACCAGGACTGATGTACCATCATGGAAATGGGCTCACACTGATCAGTAACCCGGTAGCTGGAAGTACGGTCCAGATGAATGAGTTTATGGTATGGACAGATTCCTGTTTTCTCTCCGGACGGGGCCACCAGCTCCTCCAGTGTCTCTTTGCAATACTCTCCGGCCTTATATCCGCTCTGTCTGCATACTTTCATTTTCCGAAGTTTATTTTTAGGCATCTGGAACCATTTCCCTTCAGGCAGCTGCCTGAAGATATCGAAAAGTACCGGGGCGGCAACATCAACTCCCGTTAAACCCGGACGGCCTTCACCATCGGCATTTCCCACCCAGACACAGACTACATATTTCGCCGTTAAACCAATCGCCCAGGCGTCCCTGAACCCAAAGCTGGTTCCGGTTTTCCAGGCTACCCTTTGTGAAGAGGAAAACTGTTCCCAAAGCCCTTCTTCACCCGGCCTCATGAGCTCCTCCATCGCGTTGAAGGTGTTCCAGATCGAACCATGATCGATTGTAGAACTGAGCTCGGTTTCTTCCTCATCCAAACGATCCTCTCTCTTGCTTTTGACATAGGAGGGAGCATCATAATCATGAGGATTATACTTTCCTTTATAGTCATTAAAGTGGTTCAGCGTCCTTGCCATACCCATATAAGTTTTGGCCAGGTCCCACATCGTTACTTCACTGCCCCCCAGGATCAGCGATAAGCCATAGTGATCTGCAGGTTGATTCAATGTACTGATTCCCATTTTCTTAAGCTTATCATAAAAACGCTGATATTTATAGCTTTGCAGCATTTTGACTGCAGGGATGTTTAAAGAACGACTGAGTGCACGATCTGCCGGAATGGCCCCGTCATAACCCAGGTCATAATTTTGAGGGGAATAGCCATTGATTTGAGTAGGCACATCGGGAATAAGGGTGCGGGGCAGGATAAAACCATCGTTCAGCATACTGGCATACAGCAGAGGTTTCAAAGTACTGCCCGGACTACGTGCAGCCTTAATCATGTCGACATGACTCTCCAGTTCCTTATTTTCCGGTTGATAAATGTTCCCTACATAACTGAGTACCGTTCCGTTTCTGACATCCAATACCAATGCCGCAATATTGTTGATGTCGTTGGCACGGTACCTGTTGTTGTACCGTTTCAATAAACTATTCAGTTTAAGCTGAAGGTCATAATCCAGCGTCGAAAGGACACGGGTAGAATTGTTTTTTAAGGAAACCCTTTCTGCTTTAAACCGGTTGAGCAGGTGTGGGGCATTCTGAGGCAATTGCTGAGGCTTTCCGGGGATCGGCTCCAGTTTGGAGAGGTTCGCTGTTTCCTGGTCTATCATTTTGAGCGCTGCGATTTTATCCAGGAGGTCATTTCTTTTCCTGATCAGCTTTGCCGCATTTTTACCAGGATGAACCAGAGATGGACTATTCGGAAGGACAGCCAGAGTAGCCATTTCTCCCCAGGATAAACTTCCGGCAGCTCTCCCAAAGTACCGCCAGGAAGCCGCCTCCAGACCAACCACATTGCTGCCAAAAGGAGCATTTGCAGCATATAATTTAAGGATATCAGTTTTAGAATGGGTAAGTTCAAGACGAAAAGCCAATATCACCTCAATCAGCTTTTGCCAGACCGTACGACTTTCTTTCCGCGACAGGCGGATGACCTGCATCGTCAAAGTGCTGCCGCCGCTCACCACACCTTTGGCTTTCAGGTTCTGCCGCATTGCCCTGGCCATTGCCAGGAAATCTACTCCAGGGTGATTGAAAAAGCGTTTATCTTCAAAGGCCACGATACATTGTTCGAATTTTCCCGGAATACTATCCGCAACAGGAAACCTCCATTGCCCGTCTTTGGCAATAGCTGCACTCAATAAAGTCCCATTCGAAGCTTCTACTACATATGAAGTAGGACTTAAGAATAATTTTGATGGCAAAAGAAACCAAAACCAGCATAGCAATAAAATACAAATGATATCGCTGACTACCAGTTTTGGTTCGTAACTGAACTTTTTAAACATGCTACTTAATTACCTGCACCCATTTCCCTGCCGTAGTTGCACTGATATTGTTATTATACATCGCTTCACACTGAACGGCAGAAAGGTAATAACGACCGATATAGGAAGCGTTTAACAGCACTTTATAGATAACTGTCTCATTCTCCCTCAGGTTGAAGTAAGTGAATACACGATCGTCTCTGATGTCTCTATACGTATATGGCGAAGAAGCAACTGCACTTTCGCTGTCGTTAATCCTGTTGTTGATGATCTCCCAGCCGGAAGGGAAGATCTGTGTTAGTGCCATTTGCTCATAATAGCCCATTCTTCCCGGATTTTTAATCGTTACCTCAGCATAAAAATCCGTTCCCTGTTTTAAGGTAGAAGGATCAAGCGATTTTCCATTTAACAACTTGTAATCGATATTCATTTCTAAAGCTTCTGCGTTATTCGGCAGGAAGTTGTTCTGCCCAGCCGAGGGTTGTCCCTGAAGGATCAGACGTCCAAACAGCACACGGTCGCCTGTATTGCTGATCATTACGCCATTTCCCTTAAAGGTCAAATCGGTAACGTTCATGAACTGTGCAGAGTTTACGGTTCCGCTTTTTCCATCAATCTTATAATTGTATTTCAATGAACTTGAACTCGTATTTGCCCCACAGAATTTGGCAATGGCCAGTAAACTATAAGCGGTAGTCTGTGTGCTGTACCAATCGTCCCTGCCCAGTTTAGCGGCCAATGGCTGAATGAGTTTTGCAGCATCTCCTTTTCGGCCCAGAAGGGTCAGGGTTTCCAGGATCATCGCCTGATCACGTACGTCAGACCCATAAGTTCCACCCATCTGGTTATAAGGTTTTACTTCTGTAGCCAATCCTCTGATCAGGCTATTTGCCGCATCTGTTTGCCCGGCAAGCTTATAAGCAGCAGCCAGTCTCCACTTCGCTGTTTCAGAGAGATACTGGAAGGCTTTCAGTCTGTTCATTGCCGCCATTTCCGGTCTTTTAGCCAGGGCAAGCACATATAAACGATAAGACTGGGAAAGATCCCCGCCATAGAAATTACTGCTGTTTGGCGCCCAGTTGGTTGCTTTGCCTTTTAAGTAACGTAACAATTCGTCCAGCATTCCTACCGGAAGGGTATAACCTGCATTTTGTGCCTCAACAAGGAAGTGACTGGCATAATTACTTCCCCATTCGTCGGAAGTACCTGCTCCCGGCCAGTAGCCTAATCCGCCATCGCCGGTCTGGAAGCCCCGCAATTTATTAATCCCCGCTTTCAGGTTTCTTTCCGTTGTTACTTTCTGCTGCTCTGTTAAAGGTGTCAGCTTATTCAGAAACAGTTGTGGAAATACCCCCGATGTAGTTTGCTCCACACAACCGTGTGGATATTGCATCAGGTAGCTGAGGCGCTTTTTAAGATTGATCGGAGGGATGGCAGACAACTCCACACTTCCGGTATTTGTTCCTGCCATGCCTACAGGCTGATAAGAAGTACCCCAGTTTTTACCTGGCTCGATCACAATAGGTACCACATTGGTCACATATGGATTCGGATTTCTGATGTCAAGCTCCACGTCATACGCAGTTTTCTCAGCACCACTTTGCGCAATCAGTTTTACTTTGGCTATGCCTGTTATTTCAGGAACTTTGATTTCAAAATAAGCCATTTGCTCTCCTGGTTGTTTGAAGCTGAGCTGCTGGGTTTTACTACCGATCACTTCCAGGTTTGAAGATTGCAATTGTAAGCTTACATTCTTCAGGTTTTTTTCTGTGGCAAATACCGTTGCAGGCAGAGTAAAGCTTTCACCAGGACCGATCACCCTTGGAAGGGTAGCCAGCAACATCAGTGGTTTCTTCACCTGTACACTTTTTTCGGCAAAACCATAAGCGCCATCCTGACCGGCAACTACCATCGCCCTGACCGCACCTATATATTGAGGCAGTTTAAATTTATGGGTATTGCTTGATCCTTTAGACAAAGCAAAAGGCCCCAGATATTTCACTACCGGAACAAACCGGTTGGCTTTCGCAGGGTTCAGGTTTTTATTGATACTGCCATCACCACCGATGCTCAGGATTCTTTCAAGATTGCCTCCCCATGCACCCAGGACATAGTCAAATAAATCCCATGTTTTTACGCCCAAACCTTCACGGGCATAAAAGATACCATGAGGATCAGGAGTTTTAAACCTGGTGAGGTCCAGTAAACCCTCATCTACAATGGCAACGGTATAAGTCATCGCTTTTCCATTTTGCTCGGTTATGGTAATGCTGCTTTCCGTTTCCGGTTTCAGTTTATCCGCCATTTTGATCAACGGTTTCAAAATCGTTTCCGGGTCTTCAATTAATAATGGAATAGCGCCATACATCCGGATTGGAAGGTCATTCAGTGTTTGTGCATGCGGTTGTAATAAAGTCACATTAGCAAACACGTTGGGAGCCATATTCTTCTCTGCCTTAAACTTAAATTGCGTTTGTCCGGCTTTGGTATCAGTCCAGAAGGTTTTCAATACTTTACTTCCATTTTCAATAGAAATCAAAGCTCTGCCGTCTTTTCCTGAAGGAATGGTCAGCACAATATCTTCGCCTACTTTAAATTTGGTTTTATTCGCCGTGAAGGAAAGCATGGATGCCTCAGTAGGGTTACTGCTTTGTTCACGCTGTGCCCATCCCGGCCAATCGATATATACTGATTTACCAGATACATGGCCACCATTGTGGTCCCTTACAATGATCATATAACGGCCCCATTCCGGCTCTTCAATTCTCAGGTTCCAGCTGGCTTTACCGCCACTGATCTGAACAGTTTCTTTTTTGATCAGTTTGTTATAAGAGTTCTGTGTAAAATTGGCAAACGAATTTTCATTGTCCTGTTCCCACCACCAGCGCCACTGCACTTTATACAGCTCCACATCTACAGATTTTGATCCAGCCAGCAATTTGCCATCCCGGTTGACATTCACAATGTCTATCTTATGGTTCTGTCCGGTCAGCAACATACCACTCAGGCGATCTCCTTCGGGAGTTTTAATCCCGTAGTAGTCCGTATAAACATGGTAAGGTATACTAAAATTATCTATACTGAAGTTTCCACCTGCCTCGAATACTTTAATTGCAAAATTAGCCCTGAGCATTCCAGGAGCACTATTGTTTTCATTTAAATTGGTATTTACAGCCGCGGTTCCATTCTCGTTCAGGGTTCCTTCAAAAATGGTTTTCACCTGCGATTGAAAGGATACCGTAGGGTTGTCAAAACTATAGCTTTCAAACCCCTTAAAAGTGGTTTGCATGGTATTCAGGCTAACATCAACCTTGGCTTTCAGGTGTTTGCCCGGGGCACCAAACAGCCAGGCTGCCGAAAGGGTTGCTGAAGCTCCGTTTCCTACACCAAGGTAAGGTCGGTTGCCATAATCAAAGTTGATTTTAAGCCTGTTCGGCATTACGGTTTCAATCTTAATTGTTTTAGAGAATGTTGCACCGCCGGCTTTTACCTTTGCCAGCCAGTTTCCGGTAGGGGCCGTACTTTCGGTAGCCGTTTTAAAAGCATAATATCCATTTAATGGTTTTCCATTGATGGCTCTTTTAACGAGTTGTCCCTGTGGATTATAAAACTCAAAAGTGACTGGATAACCTCCTGGTAATTTTTTCAGTTTATCTTCCAGAATAAAGGAAAGAAATACCGAATCTCCGGGGCGCCAGACGCCACGTTCACCATAGATAAATCCTTTTAAACCATTTTGCACCACATCACCACCCACATCGAACCTGCTTAACGGAAGCGAGCTTCCATCATCAAGCTTGAGGTAACCCCGCTCATCGCCATTCCTGGCAATTAACAGGAATGGTTTTTTCTTCAAATCAAATGAAGCCATTCCATCTCCGTCTGTTTTCACCGTATGGATCACCTGTTTTTGATAATCCAGCAATTCCAAAGTAACACCACTCAATGTTTTAGCGGTCAAAAGATCGGTAGCAATGATCATCATACTGTTGTCATTACCGCGTTTCGCGATCAGTCCGATATTAGAAGCAATCAGGTTTCTGCTGGCCCAGCGTTCACTGGTATAATAGGAAGGGGTACATGGATTATCCCGATCTTCCCAACGGTAGTTATTGGGATAATTGTTGGCATAACGGGTCCAGAAATCGTCGTCTTCATCTATCTTTTCTCCATAGCCACCGTAGTCGCCGTAATCTCCCTCGGTATCTCCGTCTTCGGCTTTGGTCTCTACACATTTAAAGACGTTATATTCTCTTCTGAAACCAACCGTTACCCGATACATGGCACCCGGTTCTGTACGGATAATTTTATCCAGATCCAGGGTAAATCTATTTTTCTTATGCAGGTCCAATGCCTTATCTTCATCCAAACGAATGGTCTTCTGAACAATGGGCTTACCCACACGTCGTAATTCCTGTCCGTCTTTGTAATTATTGGTCTGGAAAAATTGCGGGATATTGTTTTCGTAGATCTTGATCACTGTTACATCTACCGCTTTTAAATTTACCGCTTCAAAGGGCAGTACCAGTTTACCTGAAGTAGGGAGGATACTACCACTTCCTGCAATGGTTACTGAAGGTAGCTTATTTTCAAAAACAATATTTGCAGTTTTAGCTGAAGGCAGCTTAACATTATTGATATTTTCGACACCGGCATTTACGGTTAGTGCATAATTGCCTTCCAGCGACTCCGCCGAATAAATTTTCACCTGACTGGCATCAATGGTGAACCTAAGGTCAGACAGTTGGGCAAGGGTGATCAGTCCACTCAGGTCCTGCGCGACATGAACAGGCTCAGAAAACTGAACCAGTGCAAAATCTTCCAGATCCTGTACCGCTTTCATGTTTAATATTTTGAAAACACCCTGAGCAGGGACCTCCAATACCTCTTCACCTTTACCTGGTGCATTAATTGCATCACCGGACCAGATTAATTTTAATGGGTTATCTTTTTTTGTTTTCCTGATGCTGTCGATGCTGAAAGTAGAGGTGTTTTTAGCAGGATTGTGTTGCCATTTCACTTTCAGGGATTGAGAGAAGTCTATCTTCAGGGACTTTTCAATTTGTTTAGGATCTTCCTGATCAGAAGTCAATACTTCTCCGCTTAATTTCATATAATCCAGCGCAGTATTGTTCTGAGAAACCAGTCCATTCTGACTCAGGCTCATTCCCGGATTGATTACCCTGAAATTAAATTCAAATTCCTCCAGGTCTTTTTCTGTCTCTGTTACTTTATTAAGCTGGAAGGTCGCCTCGTAATCTTCCCCGGGTTTTAAAGGCTCATCCGGTCTGAACTCCAGGGTTTGAGCATCTATCCAATAGGTTTTCCCTTTTACAGAAGGGGAGAAGCTAAAGAGGTCCCGGGAATCAGCCACCCCGATATCACTCATGGTTTTCACCTGACTGGCGAGGTGGAGCCGTATAAAACTTTTCTTGGAAACGGTTCCGGAGGTATAGGCTTCTATGTATTTTGAGTAAGCCTGGTTATAATCTTTTGGTCTTTCTTTTTTAAAAAAGAAGAGGGAAGCAATGCCAATAACGATTGCCGCTACTGATCCGATAATAATTCCTTTTTTATTCTTTTGAATAAACGGGGATTGCGTGAATTTCATACACTTTTATAGTAAAGTTGGAGATGTGTACGAAAATTAGCAAAAAGGATTGGTATAGGAAACTAAACCGAAATTATTTTATCATCACCCCCGGCATATTTACCAATGGGATACGGATCAGGTTATCATCAACGATACTTTCAGGAAGAAAAATAAACTTTTTATCATAGATCACCTCGTCCAGGTAATAGCTTAACCAATATTCGTTGGTTAAACCAAAAACTTCAGGATCTATCGCTTCAACGCCGGCAAAAGAGCGCGGCTGAAGGTCTCCCAATGAATGTCTGAGTACAGAGGTTTGTACCATTCTGCCATCCTTTTCACCATAGCCTTTAGAGCTGATCAAAACGTTCTTCAGTGGCTTATCCTTAAGATTAACCAGGTACACTGTCCAGTTCTTTACTTCAGGACTTTCACTCTTCAACACCACTGCAATGGCAATGTCTTCTACTATATTTTCAGGGAGATCTTTCTTCATATCTGCATTAAGCAGGGCAAGCCTACTTTTTCGTTACTGCTGCTTTCTTTTTTGCCGGAGCCTTTTTTGCCGGGCTCTTCGCCGCTGCTTTTTTCTTGGCCGCTTTAGGTTCGAAAGCATTTGGTACCTGTTCTACAATTAGTTTCTTTACTTCTTCAAGAGATACACCAGCAAGGTCTTCAGGAGTATATTTTTCTCCTGTAGCCGGGTTTTTACCCAGTTTCAGCATGTCTTTACCGAAACGGATGAAAGGTCCCCATCTGCCGTTTTCAATGGCAATCTTTTCTGCTGTCCATTGCTGGATAAACCGGTTTGCTTCCTTCTCTACCTTTTTACCGATCAGTTCTTCGATATCTTTCTGGCTCAGGAAATCAAAGTTATAAGCTTTAGGTACGTTGATGAAGAGGTCATTCCATTTGATAAAAGGACCAAAACGACCTTTACCTTTAGTAACCGGTAAACTTTCATAATGCGCCACAGGTGCATCAGCATTTACCTTTTCAGCAATAATTTCGATGGCACGGTCTCTGTCTACCGACAGCGGATCTTCGTTTTTAGGAATGGAAATGTAGGCATCGCCCCATTTCACATATGGACCAAAACGGCCCACCCCCACAGAAACTTCTTTACCTTCGTAATCTTCCAGCTGGAAAGGAAGTTTAAACTGTTCCAATGCATCCTCAAGTGTTACCGTGGCTACAGACTGTGATTTGGATAAGCTTGCATAACGCGGTTTTTCCTCATCATCATTCTGTCCGATCTGCACCAATGGTCCGAATTTACCCACTTTAGCATATACATTTTTTCCCGAAACAGGATCAATTCCCAATAAACGCTCTCCGTTGGCACGGTCTGCATTCTCAAGGGTAGTTTCTACTTCCAAATGGAAAGGAGTATAGAAGGAGTGGAGCATTTTTGTCCATTCCTGAAGCCCCTGGGCAATTTCATCAAATTCCTTTTCTACGTTCGCAGTGAAATTAAAATCGACAATTCCTTTAAAATGTTCGACCAGGAAGTCATTTACAACTTCGCCGATATCTGTAGGGAAAAGCTTTGATTTCTCTGCCCCTGTAATTTCTGTTTTTATCTGTTTAGTCACCACGCCATTGCTCAGTACGATTGCACTGAAGGAACGCTGACGACCATCACGGTCTTCTTTAACCACGTAACCACGGTTCTGAATCGTAGAGATGGTAGGCGCATACGTGGAAGGCCGCCCAATGCCAAGTTCTTCCAGTTTCTTGATCATACTTGCCTCAGTATATCTGGCAGGAGGACGGGAGAAACGCTCCGTTGCATTCATCTCTTTCAGGCTCAGTTCCTGTCCTTTGGACAATGGAGGAAGCATGTTGTTCCCTTCGGAATCTTCCACATCTTCTTCATCGCTTGATTCCAGGTATACCTTTAAGAAACCATCAAATCTGAGTACTTCACCTTCAGCAACCAGATTTTCTTTACGTGTACTGATGGCAATCTGTGCTGTTGTTTTTTCAAACAACGCTTCGCTCATCTGTGAAGCAATGGCACGCTTCCAGATCAATTCATATAAGCGTTGTTCCGAACTATCGCCGGGTACGGTATGGTGGTTGAAATAAGTAGGGCGGATGGCTTCGTGAGCTTCCTGTGCACCTGCTGTTTTCGTTTTATAAGTTCTGATCTGATGGTATTTATCACCCCATGCCGATTTGATCTCTGCTGAAGCAGCTTGTAATGCAGTTTCAGAAAGGTTTACCGAATCGGTACGCATATAGGTGATTCTTCCACTTTCGTACAGGCGCTGTGCTACCTGCATCGTCCTTGACACTGAATATCCCAGTTTACGAGAGGCTTCCTGTTGTAAGGTCGAAGTAGTGAAAGGAGGAGCAGGGTTTCTTTTCGCAGGTCTGGTTTCCAGACTATCCACGCTAAAACCTGCTTTAATACAATCATTTAAAAATTTCTCTGCATCAGCTTCCAGCTCAAAACGCTGGGGCAATTCGGCCTTTACTACTTCCTTACCTTTTCCGGTACTGAACTGTGCAGAAACTTTAAATGCCGCAGTAGCATTAAATTTATTGACTTCTCTTTCTCTGTCTACAATCA
This region of Pedobacter steynii genomic DNA includes:
- a CDS encoding alpha-2-macroglobulin family protein, with amino-acid sequence MKFTQSPFIQKNKKGIIIGSVAAIVIGIASLFFFKKERPKDYNQAYSKYIEAYTSGTVSKKSFIRLHLASQVKTMSDIGVADSRDLFSFSPSVKGKTYWIDAQTLEFRPDEPLKPGEDYEATFQLNKVTETEKDLEEFEFNFRVINPGMSLSQNGLVSQNNTALDYMKLSGEVLTSDQEDPKQIEKSLKIDFSQSLKVKWQHNPAKNTSTFSIDSIRKTKKDNPLKLIWSGDAINAPGKGEEVLEVPAQGVFKILNMKAVQDLEDFALVQFSEPVHVAQDLSGLITLAQLSDLRFTIDASQVKIYSAESLEGNYALTVNAGVENINNVKLPSAKTANIVFENKLPSVTIAGSGSILPTSGKLVLPFEAVNLKAVDVTVIKIYENNIPQFFQTNNYKDGQELRRVGKPIVQKTIRLDEDKALDLHKKNRFTLDLDKIIRTEPGAMYRVTVGFRREYNVFKCVETKAEDGDTEGDYGDYGGYGEKIDEDDDFWTRYANNYPNNYRWEDRDNPCTPSYYTSERWASRNLIASNIGLIAKRGNDNSMMIIATDLLTAKTLSGVTLELLDYQKQVIHTVKTDGDGMASFDLKKKPFLLIARNGDERGYLKLDDGSSLPLSRFDVGGDVVQNGLKGFIYGERGVWRPGDSVFLSFILEDKLKKLPGGYPVTFEFYNPQGQLVKRAINGKPLNGYYAFKTATESTAPTGNWLAKVKAGGATFSKTIKIETVMPNRLKINFDYGNRPYLGVGNGASATLSAAWLFGAPGKHLKAKVDVSLNTMQTTFKGFESYSFDNPTVSFQSQVKTIFEGTLNENGTAAVNTNLNENNSAPGMLRANFAIKVFEAGGNFSIDNFSIPYHVYTDYYGIKTPEGDRLSGMLLTGQNHKIDIVNVNRDGKLLAGSKSVDVELYKVQWRWWWEQDNENSFANFTQNSYNKLIKKETVQISGGKASWNLRIEEPEWGRYMIIVRDHNGGHVSGKSVYIDWPGWAQREQSSNPTEASMLSFTANKTKFKVGEDIVLTIPSGKDGRALISIENGSKVLKTFWTDTKAGQTQFKFKAEKNMAPNVFANVTLLQPHAQTLNDLPIRMYGAIPLLIEDPETILKPLIKMADKLKPETESSITITEQNGKAMTYTVAIVDEGLLDLTRFKTPDPHGIFYAREGLGVKTWDLFDYVLGAWGGNLERILSIGGDGSINKNLNPAKANRFVPVVKYLGPFALSKGSSNTHKFKLPQYIGAVRAMVVAGQDGAYGFAEKSVQVKKPLMLLATLPRVIGPGESFTLPATVFATEKNLKNVSLQLQSSNLEVIGSKTQQLSFKQPGEQMAYFEIKVPEITGIAKVKLIAQSGAEKTAYDVELDIRNPNPYVTNVVPIVIEPGKNWGTSYQPVGMAGTNTGSVELSAIPPINLKKRLSYLMQYPHGCVEQTTSGVFPQLFLNKLTPLTEQQKVTTERNLKAGINKLRGFQTGDGGLGYWPGAGTSDEWGSNYASHFLVEAQNAGYTLPVGMLDELLRYLKGKATNWAPNSSNFYGGDLSQSYRLYVLALAKRPEMAAMNRLKAFQYLSETAKWRLAAAYKLAGQTDAANSLIRGLATEVKPYNQMGGTYGSDVRDQAMILETLTLLGRKGDAAKLIQPLAAKLGRDDWYSTQTTAYSLLAIAKFCGANTSSSSLKYNYKIDGKSGTVNSAQFMNVTDLTFKGNGVMISNTGDRVLFGRLILQGQPSAGQNNFLPNNAEALEMNIDYKLLNGKSLDPSTLKQGTDFYAEVTIKNPGRMGYYEQMALTQIFPSGWEIINNRINDSESAVASSPYTYRDIRDDRVFTYFNLRENETVIYKVLLNASYIGRYYLSAVQCEAMYNNNISATTAGKWVQVIK
- the topA gene encoding type I DNA topoisomerase; the protein is MAKNLLIVESPAKAKTIEGYLGKDFLVKSSYGHIRDLVKGDMGIDVANNFAQTYEVPADKKQVVAELKKLAKEAEMVWLASDEDREGEAISWHLYETLGLKENKTKRIVFHEITKPAILKAIETPRTIDYNLVNAQQARRVLDRLVGFELSPVLWKKIKPSLSAGRVQSVAVRLIVDREREVNKFNATAAFKVSAQFSTGKGKEVVKAELPQRFELEADAEKFLNDCIKAGFSVDSLETRPAKRNPAPPFTTSTLQQEASRKLGYSVSRTMQVAQRLYESGRITYMRTDSVNLSETALQAASAEIKSAWGDKYHQIRTYKTKTAGAQEAHEAIRPTYFNHHTVPGDSSEQRLYELIWKRAIASQMSEALFEKTTAQIAISTRKENLVAEGEVLRFDGFLKVYLESSDEEDVEDSEGNNMLPPLSKGQELSLKEMNATERFSRPPARYTEASMIKKLEELGIGRPSTYAPTISTIQNRGYVVKEDRDGRQRSFSAIVLSNGVVTKQIKTEITGAEKSKLFPTDIGEVVNDFLVEHFKGIVDFNFTANVEKEFDEIAQGLQEWTKMLHSFYTPFHLEVETTLENADRANGERLLGIDPVSGKNVYAKVGKFGPLVQIGQNDDEEKPRYASLSKSQSVATVTLEDALEQFKLPFQLEDYEGKEVSVGVGRFGPYVKWGDAYISIPKNEDPLSVDRDRAIEIIAEKVNADAPVAHYESLPVTKGKGRFGPFIKWNDLFINVPKAYNFDFLSQKDIEELIGKKVEKEANRFIQQWTAEKIAIENGRWGPFIRFGKDMLKLGKNPATGEKYTPEDLAGVSLEEVKKLIVEQVPNAFEPKAAKKKAAAKSPAKKAPAKKKAAVTKK